Proteins found in one Quercus robur chromosome 2, dhQueRobu3.1, whole genome shotgun sequence genomic segment:
- the LOC126715976 gene encoding probable ion channel SYM8 isoform X1, with protein sequence MEIDIAKLEFDFMGTSVICRSGSPLILADLKKVSVSKARAIIVLVSHESSDLSDARALRVVLSLTGVKEGVRGHVVVEMSDIDNEPLVKLVGGDLIETVVARDVIGRLMIQCALQPGLAQIWEDILGFENAEFYIKRWPELDGLHFKDVLISFPDAVPCGIKVAAEGGKIAINPDDDYVLKEGDEVLVIAEDDDTYAPDHPPEVRRGLFPKIADPPKYPECILFCGWRRDIDDMIMVLEACLAPGSQLWMFNEVPAKEREKKLADGGLDVSRLENIELVHHEGNAVIRRHLENLPLEKFDSILILADELLEDSVVQADSRSLATLLLIRDIQSERLQHKDRNSTSLRFSGFSHSSWIRQMQNASDKSIILSEILDSRTRNLVSVSRISDYVLSNELVSMALAMVAEDKQINRVLEELFAGKIQALLSLLILSKTNGGQTSSLDACNAISYEAHENCFSCYLVLRITLPMI encoded by the exons ATGGAGATAGACATAGCAAAGCTAGAATTTGACTTCATGGGGACATCTGTTATATGCCGAAGTGGCAGTCCTCTTATACTGGCTGACTTAAAGAAG GTCTCAGTTTCAAAGGCACGTGCTATCATTGTATTAGTGTCACATGAAAGTTCTGATCTG AGTGATGCACGTGCTTTGAGGGTTGTGCTCAGTCTCACTGGAGTGAAAGAGGGTGTAAGGGGTCATGTTGTTGTGGAGATGAGTGACATTGATAATGAGCCCCTGGTGAAACTTGTTGGAGGGGATCTTATTGAAACAGTAGTTGCACGTGATGTAATTGGGCGCTTGATGATACAATGTGCTCTACAACCAGGCCTTGCACAG ATATGGGAGGATATATTGGGGTTTGAGAATGCTGAATTTTATATCAAAAGGTGGCCTGAGTTGGATGGTCTGCATTTTAAAGATGTTCTTATTTCATTTCCTGATGCAGTTCCCTGTGGAATTAAGGTGGCTGCTGAAGGCGGAAAGATAGCCATAAATCCAGATGATGATTATGTTTTGAAAGAAGGGGATGAAGTCCTTGTTATAGCTGAAGATGATGACACTTATGCTCCAGATCACCCTCCAGAG GTACGTAGGGgtctttttccaaaaatagccGACCCTCCAAAATATCCTGAGTGTATATTGTTTTGTGGCTGGCGTCGTGacattgatgatatgattatg GTTCTAGAGGCATGTTTGGCTCCAGGTTCGCAACTGTGGATGTTTAATGAGGTTCcagcaaaagaaagagagaagaagctgGCTGATGGTGGACTTGATGTATCTAGATTAGAGAACATAGAACTTGTCCATCATGAGGGGAATGCTGTCATTAGACGGCATTTAGAGAATCTTCCTTTAGAGAAATTTGATTCT ATTTTAATTCTTGCAGATGAATTGCTGGAGGACTCTGTTGTGCAAGCTGATTCACGATCTCTTGCCACTCTTCTTCTTATACGAGATATACAG TCAGAGCGTCTTCAACACAAAGATAGAAATTCAACTTCTTTACGGTTCTCTGGGTTCTCTCACAGCTCTTGGATCCGTCAAATGCAGAATGCTTCAGACAAATCAATAATTCTTAGTGAAATCCTGGATTCTAGGACAAGAAACCTGGTGTCAGTGTCCAGAATTAGTGACTATGTGTTATCAAATGAACTGGTCAGTATGGCACTAGCAATGGTGGCTGAAGACAAGCAAATAAATCGCGTTCTTGAGGAGCTGTTTGCAGGGAAG ATACAGGCATTGTTGAGTTTGCTAATACTTTCCAAAACTAATGGTGGTCAAACTTCTTCCCTTGACGCTTGCAATGCAATATCATATGAAGCACATGAAAATTGTTTCTCATGCTACCTTGTGCTAAGGATTACGTTGCCAATGATTTAA
- the LOC126715985 gene encoding uncharacterized protein LOC126715985 isoform X2, with product MRIEDSNSDVEFITEKNRTNPDTSYDMSQTICLFKKYLTRFQQNKRKSNMEESEVFKRRTSRPLLPPKFGSNLNRPASLLEQALLPVLRTDSLQSNSLDGRSSTSQLTIFYNGAINVYDNVSVAKAQAIMLLAGNQSCLSKPVVTEMPKTEEFQWQEGFPSNVFLKSAEKG from the exons ATGAGAATAGAAGATTCAAACTCAGATGTTGAATTCATCACTGAAAAAAATAGGACCAACCCAGATACATCATATGACATGTCTCAAACTATTtgcttgtttaaaaaatatctcACCAGATTTCAACAGAACAAACGAAAATCAAACATGGAAGAGTCAGAAGTCTTCAAGAGGAGAACTTCACGCCCTTTATTGCCACCTAAatttggttctaatttgaatagACCTGCTTCTTTACTAGAACAAGCATTACTTCCTGTACTtag GACTGATTCATTACAATCAAATTCTCTGGATGGGAGGTCTTCAACATCACAACTCACTATATTCTACAATGGAGCTATTAATGTCTATGACAATGTTTCTGTTGCCAAG GCCCAAGCAATTATGCTCCTTGCTGGTAATCAAAGCTGTTTGTCAAAACCTGTTGTCACAGAAATGCCAAAAACAGAA GAATTCCAATGGCAAGAAGGTTTTCCATCCAATGTTTTCTTGAAAAGCGCAGAGAAAG GGTAA
- the LOC126715985 gene encoding protein TIFY 7-like isoform X1, producing the protein MRIEDSNSDVEFITEKNRTNPDTSYDMSQTICLFKKYLTRFQQNKRKSNMEESEVFKRRTSRPLLPPKFGSNLNRPASLLEQALLPVLRTDSLQSNSLDGRSSTSQLTIFYNGAINVYDNVSVAKAQAIMLLAGNQSCLSKPVVTEMPKTEVRTPSHPSNLPSINSKLEKGIPMARRFSIQCFLEKRRERVISKCPYALPITKDEEEDNEPTLDNVDESNQNHSFTLSPFPSRLGYFLPVSANKNC; encoded by the exons ATGAGAATAGAAGATTCAAACTCAGATGTTGAATTCATCACTGAAAAAAATAGGACCAACCCAGATACATCATATGACATGTCTCAAACTATTtgcttgtttaaaaaatatctcACCAGATTTCAACAGAACAAACGAAAATCAAACATGGAAGAGTCAGAAGTCTTCAAGAGGAGAACTTCACGCCCTTTATTGCCACCTAAatttggttctaatttgaatagACCTGCTTCTTTACTAGAACAAGCATTACTTCCTGTACTtag GACTGATTCATTACAATCAAATTCTCTGGATGGGAGGTCTTCAACATCACAACTCACTATATTCTACAATGGAGCTATTAATGTCTATGACAATGTTTCTGTTGCCAAG GCCCAAGCAATTATGCTCCTTGCTGGTAATCAAAGCTGTTTGTCAAAACCTGTTGTCACAGAAATGCCAAAAACAGAAGTGAGAACACCATCTCATCCATCCAACTTACCATCAATTAATAGCAAGTTAGAAAAAG GAATTCCAATGGCAAGAAGGTTTTCCATCCAATGTTTTCTTGAAAAGCGCAGAGAAAG GGTAATAAGCAAATGTCCTTATGCTCTTCCCATCACaaaagatgaggaagaagaCAATGAGCCAACACTAGACAATGTCGATGAGTCCAATCAAAATCATAGCTTTACTCTTTCACCTTTTCCTTCTCGTTTAGGTTATTTTTTACCTGTATCAGCTAATAAAAACTGTTAA
- the LOC126715976 gene encoding probable ion channel POLLUX isoform X2 yields MEIDIAKLEFDFMGTSVICRSGSPLILADLKKVSVSKARAIIVLVSHESSDLSDARALRVVLSLTGVKEGVRGHVVVEMSDIDNEPLVKLVGGDLIETVVARDVIGRLMIQCALQPGLAQVRRGLFPKIADPPKYPECILFCGWRRDIDDMIMVLEACLAPGSQLWMFNEVPAKEREKKLADGGLDVSRLENIELVHHEGNAVIRRHLENLPLEKFDSILILADELLEDSVVQADSRSLATLLLIRDIQSERLQHKDRNSTSLRFSGFSHSSWIRQMQNASDKSIILSEILDSRTRNLVSVSRISDYVLSNELVSMALAMVAEDKQINRVLEELFAGKIQALLSLLILSKTNGGQTSSLDACNAISYEAHENCFSCYLVLRITLPMI; encoded by the exons ATGGAGATAGACATAGCAAAGCTAGAATTTGACTTCATGGGGACATCTGTTATATGCCGAAGTGGCAGTCCTCTTATACTGGCTGACTTAAAGAAG GTCTCAGTTTCAAAGGCACGTGCTATCATTGTATTAGTGTCACATGAAAGTTCTGATCTG AGTGATGCACGTGCTTTGAGGGTTGTGCTCAGTCTCACTGGAGTGAAAGAGGGTGTAAGGGGTCATGTTGTTGTGGAGATGAGTGACATTGATAATGAGCCCCTGGTGAAACTTGTTGGAGGGGATCTTATTGAAACAGTAGTTGCACGTGATGTAATTGGGCGCTTGATGATACAATGTGCTCTACAACCAGGCCTTGCACAG GTACGTAGGGgtctttttccaaaaatagccGACCCTCCAAAATATCCTGAGTGTATATTGTTTTGTGGCTGGCGTCGTGacattgatgatatgattatg GTTCTAGAGGCATGTTTGGCTCCAGGTTCGCAACTGTGGATGTTTAATGAGGTTCcagcaaaagaaagagagaagaagctgGCTGATGGTGGACTTGATGTATCTAGATTAGAGAACATAGAACTTGTCCATCATGAGGGGAATGCTGTCATTAGACGGCATTTAGAGAATCTTCCTTTAGAGAAATTTGATTCT ATTTTAATTCTTGCAGATGAATTGCTGGAGGACTCTGTTGTGCAAGCTGATTCACGATCTCTTGCCACTCTTCTTCTTATACGAGATATACAG TCAGAGCGTCTTCAACACAAAGATAGAAATTCAACTTCTTTACGGTTCTCTGGGTTCTCTCACAGCTCTTGGATCCGTCAAATGCAGAATGCTTCAGACAAATCAATAATTCTTAGTGAAATCCTGGATTCTAGGACAAGAAACCTGGTGTCAGTGTCCAGAATTAGTGACTATGTGTTATCAAATGAACTGGTCAGTATGGCACTAGCAATGGTGGCTGAAGACAAGCAAATAAATCGCGTTCTTGAGGAGCTGTTTGCAGGGAAG ATACAGGCATTGTTGAGTTTGCTAATACTTTCCAAAACTAATGGTGGTCAAACTTCTTCCCTTGACGCTTGCAATGCAATATCATATGAAGCACATGAAAATTGTTTCTCATGCTACCTTGTGCTAAGGATTACGTTGCCAATGATTTAA